Genomic DNA from Pelosinus sp. IPA-1:
TCAACAATTATGGCCGTTGGTATTGTTTCTCTTCCAGCAGAGATAAAATATTTTAATAAGAATATCGCTGTAAAACGAATTGTTTTATCATTTATCATTTGTATAGTATTTACTGCTGTAATAGGGATGGTGATATAAAATGAAACGATTGAAGGCATATAAATGGGCAATAATATTTCTTTTGGTACAAATAGCAATCTTTTTTGTAAATAATACGATTGGTAAAAATGCGTTTGATATTACACTATCAAATTTAAAGGAAATGCTTTTATTGATTCCTCCGATCTTTATTATTATGGGCCTGATGGATATTTGGATTCCAAAGGAAACATTGATAAGGTATATGGGCCATGGTTCAGGGGTAACTGGACTTCTCATAGCTTTTGTCCTTGGAACTATAGCGGCAGGACCATTATATGTAGCATTTCCAATGGGGGTTCTTCTCCTAAAAAAAGGAGCGAAGTTGTCTAATGTAATCTTTTTTCTAGGCGTATGGTCAAGTACAAAACTTCCAATAGTAGTATTTGAAGCTGCTTCATTAGGACTAAACTTCACATTGATTCATATAGCAATCAGTATACCTTTATATCTTCTGATGGCATTTTATATTGAAAAATCAGTTTCTAAAGAAGATATATCATTAATTGTTGCTAATGCAGATTAAAGGAAAATATAAGTCGATTCGAAAAATAGAACGATCTTACAAAAAAAACACCCACTATGCGGGTGTTTTTTTTAGTCTAGTCTATATACTAAAAAACTATGACGAGGATCATTATCCGGTAGTGTTATTTCATTCAAAAGTACAAAGGGGGTATTGTTTTCTAGGAAGTAGATATAATCATATGATGGATAATACAATATAATATCTATTGTTCTTTCATAGCCTTCTACAGAAATCAAAATATTTCCTATAACCTTTATAAATATTTGTATAGAAAAAGGGTTAAAGAAGTAGAATTTATTATCTGAGGGATTTATCTTATATTCTTCTGCAAAGCAATTTAAGAATTTTATTTCATTTATTTTCTTTTTATGTTTCTTTAAATAATCTCTTTTATTATCAATCGCTTGTTTATAGAAGAAGCTACTCATTTCTATACCTGTAACAGTGGAGTCAAAAAAATGATTTATGTAAAAATTGAGTCTTCCTTTGCCACATCCAAAGTCAACGATAGTATCTTCTGCTGTGAAATTATATTGTTTAGATAATATTTCTAATACAGAGTAGGAGGTTGGTTCATATCTGTTATAGTGAAATGAATC
This window encodes:
- a CDS encoding permease; this translates as MKRLKAYKWAIIFLLVQIAIFFVNNTIGKNAFDITLSNLKEMLLLIPPIFIIMGLMDIWIPKETLIRYMGHGSGVTGLLIAFVLGTIAAGPLYVAFPMGVLLLKKGAKLSNVIFFLGVWSSTKLPIVVFEAASLGLNFTLIHIAISIPLYLLMAFYIEKSVSKEDISLIVANAD
- a CDS encoding methyltransferase; the encoded protein is MDEQYYEKLLNIKTSGEQKIFNDSFHYNRYEPTSYSVLEILSKQYNFTAEDTIVDFGCGKGRLNFYINHFFDSTVTGIEMSSFFYKQAIDNKRDYLKKHKKKINEIKFLNCFAEEYKINPSDNKFYFFNPFSIQIFIKVIGNILISVEGYERTIDIILYYPSYDYIYFLENNTPFVLLNEITLPDNDPRHSFLVYRLD